A stretch of the Argentina anserina chromosome 6, drPotAnse1.1, whole genome shotgun sequence genome encodes the following:
- the LOC126797374 gene encoding malonyl-CoA:anthocyanidin 5-O-glucoside-6''-O-malonyltransferase-like produces MHDNLIARPSSVKVVEVCRVAPLPSSTDSSIPSDQSLVTLFDLLWLRFLPVETVYIYEIPPTTNPHIFYDSILPKLKASLSLTLQHYFPLAGNLIWPQDSPKPVISFAQGDSVSLTIAESNADNFTYLSSNDFVDAKDYHPLIPPLEVSDERVAAMAIQITFFHNRGFTIGIIMHHAVLDGRIAFLFYKAWAHICKLGTGILSSSSSMSLPDKLKPFHDRMAIHDPDGLGELYANDYLNQEGPNNRSVTHRIPPKVFPQDLVRGTFEFTRANIQTLRDRVVKTTRVSDPSPLHLSTFSLGCAYTWICLVKAGEIKGEKTAMIFGVDVRSRLDPPVPDTYFGNCIVGRVAVAETKGLTGDDGLVVAVKAINEALKSLDDGVFSGAELWVSKFLDFSLYDKIYSIAGSQRFEVYGTDFGWGRPKKIELVSMDKTDAVSLMDSKNGGGAVEVGMALKKPQMEVFASLFAEGL; encoded by the exons ATGCATGATAATCTCATTGCCAGACCTAGCT CTGTGAAAGTAGTCGAGGTTTGTAGAGTGGCTCCTCTTCCTAGCTCAACGGACTCATCAATCCCATCAGATCAGTCCCTTGTAACCTTGTTTGATCTACTCTGGTTAAGGTTTCTACCTGTTGAAACTGTTTACATCTATGAAATACCTCCCACCACTAACCCACATATTTTCTATGATTCCATACTCCCCAAACTCAAAGCCTCGCTCTCTCTTACCCTCCAACACTATTTCCCACTCGCCGGGAACCTAATTTGGCCCCAAGACTCACCCAAACCCGTTATCAGCTTCGCCCAAGGCGACTCCGTTTCACTCACAATTGCCGAATCCAATGCCGATAATTTCACCTACCTTTCGAGCAACGACTTTGTGGATGCCAAGGACTACCATCCACTTATTCCCCCATTAGAAGTTTCTGATGAACGAGTTGCGGCCATGGCAATACAAATCACTTTCTTCCATAACCGCGGCTTTACCATTGGAATAATCATGCACCACGCCGTCCTGGACGGCAGAATCGCATTCTTGTTTTACAAAGCATGGGCTCACATATGTAAACTTGGAACCGGAATcctatcatcatcttcttctatgTCACTACCTGATAAACTCAAACCATTTCACGACAGAATGGCCATCCATGACCCAGATGGGCTCGGAGAACTCTACGCCAATGACTACCTCAACCAGGAAGGACCCAACAACAGGAGTGTGACGCATCGCATCCCACCTAAAGTTTTTCCCCAAGATCTAGTTCGAGGGACCTTCGAATTCACACgagcaaatattcaaacacTTAGAGATCGTGTTGTGAAAACAACCAGGGTTTCTGATCCATCACCACTTCATTTGTCCACTTTTTCTCTAGGGTGTGCTTACACATGGATCTGCTTAGTCAAGGCAGGAGAAATAAAGGGAGAGAAGACTGCTATGATCTTCGGCGTGGACGTCAGGTCTCGCTTGGACCCGCCCGTGCCGGACACCTACTTCGGAAACTGCATAGTGGGTCGTGTTGCAGTGGCGGAAACCAAAGGCTTGACCGGTGACGATGGGTTAGTCGTGGCCGTAAAGGCAATCAATGAGGCTTTGAAGAGTTTGGACGACGGGGTTTTCAGTGGAGCTGAGCTTTGGGTTTCGAAATTCCTGGACTTTTCACTGTATGACAAGATATATTCAATTGCGGGTTCACAGAGGTTTGAGGTTTACGGTACTGATTTTGGATGGGGAAGGCCGAAGAAGATCGAGCTCGTTTCGATGGATAAGACAGATGCAGTGTCTCTTATGGACAGCAAGAATGGCGGTGGAGCTGTTGAAGTTGGGATGGCATTGAAGAAACCACAAATGGAGGTCTTCGCCTCTCTATTTGCTGAAGGTCTCTGA
- the LOC126798108 gene encoding transcription factor TCP13 yields the protein MIRSPNTNDADGQGPAGSTTHFEAGTTSRLTLSSTTSRSTASTTVAPWMRLSKDPRIVRVSRAFGGKDRHSKVCTVRGLRDRRVRLSVPTAIQLYDLQDRLGLNQPSKAVDWLLDAAKDDIDQLPPLPMMPSVPGSYGGGGLMNHQSLLNITPSPLDQNIGDQGTRSNIWRSTNDGEEDQKNDKDVEESDEDDNGKQRGNVVDHGSSSSNNFLMARTSTTTTTNHPLFFPGLLNNCNAMPNYGFHHWDQNQSSNFPLSHQLASHGFTSQPTDLHNFNVASLPSALSLSTGTTQSYFPSHATTDAADNQIDIPRQFSHHMPSSHQNLLANSVYPSSQSMQRATPQNLMSMITKLSHSSQPTKDQEPPSR from the coding sequence ATGATTAGGAGTCCCAATACTAATGATGCTGATGGACAAGGACCAGCAGGATCGACTACTCATTTTGAAGCTGGCACGACCTCAAGATTAACTTTGTCATCAACAACTTCTCGTTCAACTGCTTCAACAACAGTAGCACCATGGATGAGGTTAAGTAAAGATCCAAGAATTGTACGTGTATCGCGTGCTTTTGGGGGAAAGGACAGGCATAGCAAAGTTTGCACTGTGAGAGGGTTGCGAGATCGGCGCGTGAGGCTTTCGGTACCTACTGCGATTCAGTTGTATGATCTTCAAGATAGGCTTGGACTCAACCAACCTAGCAAAGCTGTCGATTGGTTGCTTGACGCGGCCAAGGATGATATCGACCAGCTTCCACCTCTTCCAATGATGCCTTCTGTCCCAGGGAGCTATGGCGGCGGCGGCCTAATGAATCATCAGTCACTCCTGAATATCACTCCATCACCTCTTGATCAAAACATAGGAGATCAAGGAACTAGAAGCAATATTTGGAGATCAACAAATGATGGTGAAGAAGATCAGAAAAATGATAAAGATGTGGAAGAATCAGACGAAGATGATAATGGAAAACAAAGAGGGAATGTTGTTGATCAtggttcatcatcatcaaacaaCTTCTTGATGGCCAGAACtagtactactactactaccaATCATCCATTGTTCTTTCCAGGTCTTCTGAACAATTGTAATGCCATGCCTAATTACGGTTTTCATCATTGGGATCAAAATCAGTCTTCAAATTTTCCGCTATCTCATCAGTTGGCAAGCCATGGATTCACATCTCAACCTACAGATCTTCACAATTTCAATGTGGCATCCTTGCCTTCCGCATTATCTTTATCAACTGGAACAACACAATCTTATTTTCCTTCGCATGCTACCACGGATGCAGCAGATAATCAGATCGATATTCCGAGACAATTCAGCCACCACATGCCGAGTTCTCATCAAAACCTCTTGGCCAATTCTGTATACCCTAGTAGCCAGTCTATGCAGAGAGCAACGCCCCAAAATTTGATGAGTATGATTACAAAGCTTTCCCATTCTTCCCAGCCAACTAAAGACCAGGAGCCTCCTTCTAGATGA